A genomic region of Leptolyngbya sp. FACHB-261 contains the following coding sequences:
- a CDS encoding response regulator — MNAKPVGKPIEILLVEDSPGDVRLTQEVLKEGKVHNHLNVVEDGEKAIAFLKKLAPYTDALHPDLILLDLNLPRKDGREVLEIIKANGHLRRIPVVVLTTSQAEEDIIKAYDLHANCYITKPIDLDQFIRVIKSIEDFWLTIVKLPAE; from the coding sequence GTGAACGCTAAGCCTGTTGGGAAACCAATCGAGATCTTGCTGGTTGAAGATAGCCCGGGTGATGTGAGACTGACCCAGGAAGTCTTAAAAGAGGGTAAGGTTCACAATCACTTGAACGTTGTTGAAGATGGCGAGAAGGCTATTGCATTTCTGAAGAAACTAGCACCTTACACAGATGCCCTTCATCCAGATCTGATTCTACTTGACTTGAATCTACCTAGAAAAGACGGACGAGAGGTTTTAGAAATCATCAAAGCTAATGGACACTTGAGGCGTATCCCTGTGGTTGTCCTCACGACTTCTCAGGCTGAGGAAGACATCATCAAGGCTTATGATCTCCATGCTAACTGCTACATTACCAAACCGATCGATCTGGATCAGTTCATCAGAGTCATTAAGTCAATTGAAGACTTCTGGCTAACCATCGTAAAACTTCCAGCGGAGTAG
- a CDS encoding aldo/keto reductase codes for MTINAMGFAKTFMIGGDLLVNRIGYGAMRLTGQPGNFGPYADWEAGQKLLHRAVELGVNFIDTAEAYGPGFNEELIASALYPYSQGIVIATKGGIYKPAPNDIRADGTPESLRRSCEASLQRLKVEQIDLYQLHRPDPNVPFLDSVSMLSSLQQEGKVRHIGLSNIALEQLKEARKIVAIEAVQNRLSIVERSSVAVLEYCQEQNIAFIPYGSLGAHPLKRGAPLATSEGILADIARRHDVKPSQVALAWLLHRAPNTVLIPGTTTIAHLEENIAATSIQLTVNEFEILNQLSTAENLSN; via the coding sequence ATGACCATAAATGCAATGGGCTTTGCCAAAACATTTATGATAGGTGGCGACTTGCTAGTCAATCGTATAGGCTATGGTGCTATGCGCTTGACTGGACAACCTGGAAATTTCGGTCCTTATGCTGACTGGGAAGCAGGTCAAAAGCTTCTGCACCGTGCAGTTGAACTCGGAGTTAATTTTATTGACACCGCGGAAGCCTACGGCCCTGGCTTTAACGAAGAACTAATCGCGTCTGCACTTTATCCCTATTCGCAAGGAATTGTGATTGCGACTAAGGGTGGAATTTATAAACCTGCTCCTAATGATATTCGAGCTGATGGCACACCTGAGAGCCTACGGCGTAGCTGTGAGGCAAGTTTACAACGCCTAAAAGTTGAGCAAATTGATTTGTATCAATTACATCGACCTGATCCCAATGTACCATTCTTAGATTCTGTGTCGATGTTATCAAGCCTGCAACAAGAAGGCAAAGTTCGTCATATTGGGCTGTCAAATATTGCTCTGGAGCAACTTAAGGAAGCCCGTAAAATTGTAGCAATCGAGGCTGTACAAAATCGGCTCAGTATTGTAGAACGTAGTAGCGTAGCTGTTTTGGAGTATTGCCAAGAACAGAATATTGCCTTCATTCCTTACGGCTCTCTTGGAGCGCACCCCCTTAAACGCGGTGCGCCACTGGCCACCTCTGAGGGAATTCTCGCAGATATCGCTCGACGCCACGATGTAAAACCGAGTCAAGTTGCCCTAGCCTGGCTTTTACATCGTGCACCGAATACAGTTCTCATTCCAGGCACAACAACAATCGCCCACCTGGAAGAAAACATTGCTGCTACCTCGATCCAGCTTACGGTTAACGAATTCGAGATATTGAATCAGTTGTCAACCGCCGAGAATCTTTCAAACTAA
- a CDS encoding response regulator, which produces MEHRAIHVLLIEDNPGDARLLQELLREVTSVQIELEPVDCLSKGLQRHNEASFDVILLDLSLPDSQGFHTFERLHTHAREIPIIVTTGLNDETLALRAVQEGAQDYLVKGQITGELLVRSIRYAIERKRAEQKIREQAALLDIATDAILVRDLENRILFWNKGAERLYGWKGEEALGQKTDELLYKEISSQFQEAQKILIAKGEWRGELNQVTKTGREIIVESRWTLVHNAGQQPKFILVVSTDVTEKKQLETQFFRAQRMESIGTLASGIAHDLNNILTPVLATAQLLQIKLTNIDERSHQMLQAMEANAKRGAELVKQVLSFARGLEGKHTILQIKHLILEIQQIVQETFPKSIEVYMEVPEDLWAVTGNATQLHQVLMNLCVNARDAMPAGGHLKILTENLTVDENYARMNLDAREGTYIGITIADTGTGIFPEILDKIFEPFFTTKELGKGTGLGLSTVLGIIKSHHGFITVTSSVGQGTEFKVFLPAVIARDYWEANISEALMGHEELILVVDDEAAIREVSRASLEAYNYQVLTANDGIEAISLYVQHRDEIGLVLVDMMMPSMDGPTTIRTLQKINPQIKIIAVSGLLSGYQVVEESYSGVQAFLPKPYPVKELVKTIHEVLEAEPPILSD; this is translated from the coding sequence ATGGAACATAGAGCAATTCACGTCCTGCTGATCGAAGATAATCCTGGGGATGCTCGCTTGTTGCAAGAGTTGCTACGGGAAGTAACTTCTGTGCAGATCGAACTTGAACCCGTTGATTGTTTGAGCAAGGGGCTACAGCGTCACAACGAAGCGAGCTTTGACGTCATTCTGTTAGATCTCTCCCTGCCGGATAGCCAGGGGTTCCACACCTTTGAGCGACTACACACCCATGCCCGCGAAATTCCTATCATCGTGACGACGGGGTTAAATGATGAAACCCTGGCTTTACGAGCGGTGCAGGAAGGCGCTCAAGATTATCTGGTAAAGGGACAGATTACAGGGGAACTGCTGGTACGTTCCATTCGCTATGCAATTGAGCGCAAACGAGCAGAACAGAAAATTCGTGAACAAGCGGCTCTGCTTGACATTGCTACCGATGCAATCCTGGTCCGAGACTTGGAAAATCGAATTCTATTTTGGAATAAAGGTGCTGAACGGCTCTACGGTTGGAAGGGAGAAGAAGCTTTAGGTCAAAAAACTGATGAGCTTTTGTACAAGGAAATATCTTCCCAGTTTCAGGAGGCTCAAAAGATTCTGATCGCAAAGGGGGAATGGCGAGGAGAGCTCAATCAAGTCACAAAGACAGGACGAGAAATCATTGTTGAAAGTCGTTGGACATTAGTCCATAATGCTGGCCAGCAGCCTAAATTTATCCTGGTTGTCAGCACTGATGTCACTGAGAAAAAGCAGCTTGAGACCCAATTTTTTCGAGCCCAACGCATGGAGAGCATTGGGACTTTAGCTAGTGGAATCGCTCATGATTTAAATAACATTTTGACTCCTGTTTTGGCAACAGCTCAACTATTGCAAATAAAACTGACAAATATTGATGAGCGGAGCCATCAGATGTTGCAGGCAATGGAGGCTAATGCCAAGCGGGGAGCAGAGCTAGTCAAGCAAGTTTTATCGTTTGCCCGTGGTCTTGAAGGAAAACACACGATTCTGCAGATTAAGCATTTGATTCTAGAGATTCAACAAATAGTTCAAGAAACCTTTCCAAAATCTATTGAAGTCTACATGGAGGTACCCGAGGACTTATGGGCTGTAACCGGGAACGCAACTCAGCTGCATCAAGTTCTTATGAATCTTTGTGTCAATGCTCGTGATGCGATGCCAGCCGGTGGTCACTTGAAAATTTTGACCGAGAACCTGACAGTTGACGAGAATTACGCTCGAATGAACCTGGACGCACGCGAGGGGACTTATATTGGGATCACAATAGCGGATACAGGTACAGGGATTTTCCCTGAAATTTTAGATAAAATTTTTGAGCCATTTTTTACGACGAAAGAGCTAGGCAAAGGAACCGGGTTGGGACTTTCAACCGTTTTAGGAATTATCAAAAGCCATCACGGCTTCATCACCGTGACAAGTTCAGTGGGCCAAGGAACCGAGTTTAAGGTCTTCTTGCCGGCTGTCATAGCAAGAGACTATTGGGAGGCAAATATCTCCGAGGCCCTCATGGGTCATGAGGAACTGATTCTGGTGGTCGATGATGAGGCTGCAATTCGTGAGGTCAGCCGAGCCTCTCTAGAGGCTTATAATTACCAGGTTCTTACCGCAAACGATGGTATTGAGGCAATCTCCCTATATGTTCAACACCGAGACGAAATTGGCTTGGTCTTGGTTGATATGATGATGCCGTCAATGGACGGACCAACAACGATCCGCACATTACAGAAAATCAACCCTCAAATTAAGATTATTGCTGTAAGTGGGCTCCTATCTGGTTATCAAGTAGTTGAGGAATCCTACTCTGGGGTTCAAGCCTTTCTACCAAAGCCTTATCCAGTGAAGGAATTAGTTAAAACTATCCATGAAGTTTTAGAGGCAGAGCCGCCGATTCTGTCCGACTAA
- a CDS encoding branched-chain amino acid transaminase has product MKTAVIQTEADVEKVPSPSFLPQAYLRGQFLPFNEAHISIATHALHYGTAVFGGIRGLQAPTNPNRTLLFRLDAHCQRLSNSARYLGYSITPEALRAVLIEFVRLNQPSFPFYLRPLIYTSGLGIAPRLHQVEKDLLIYGLAMGDFLPKTGARCRISSWCRQEDRSLPLRGKASATYIASALAKTEAVASGFDEAILMNSQGKVSEASAMNLFIVRKGQLITPSVDQDILEGITRDSIITLARDSGLSVIERPVDKSELFIADEIFLCGTAAQLTPIVSVENYSLPEDRPITTMLSTGLQAAMEGRDPRYYNWLTEI; this is encoded by the coding sequence ATGAAAACGGCTGTTATTCAGACAGAGGCCGATGTTGAGAAGGTGCCTAGCCCTTCTTTCCTGCCGCAGGCTTATTTGAGAGGCCAGTTTCTACCCTTCAATGAGGCTCACATCTCCATCGCAACTCACGCCCTGCATTACGGTACAGCTGTGTTTGGAGGCATTCGGGGGCTACAGGCCCCAACTAATCCCAATCGCACCCTGTTATTCAGATTGGATGCTCATTGTCAAAGGTTGAGTAACAGCGCTAGATATCTGGGCTACTCGATCACACCGGAGGCTCTCCGAGCTGTGCTGATCGAATTTGTGCGCCTCAATCAACCGAGCTTTCCTTTTTACTTGCGGCCACTGATTTACACCTCGGGTTTGGGGATTGCTCCGCGGCTACATCAGGTGGAAAAGGATCTGCTGATCTATGGGCTAGCCATGGGAGATTTTTTACCTAAAACAGGGGCCCGCTGCCGAATCAGTTCCTGGTGCCGACAAGAAGATCGGAGCTTACCTCTGCGCGGTAAGGCCAGTGCCACCTACATTGCGTCAGCTCTCGCTAAAACGGAAGCTGTTGCTTCGGGCTTTGATGAGGCAATTCTGATGAACTCTCAAGGGAAGGTGAGCGAAGCTTCTGCCATGAACCTGTTTATAGTCAGGAAGGGCCAGCTGATTACACCTAGTGTTGATCAAGACATTTTGGAAGGAATAACCCGCGACAGCATCATCACCCTAGCCCGCGATTCCGGGCTTTCTGTCATAGAGAGACCTGTAGATAAATCTGAGCTGTTTATTGCTGACGAAATTTTCCTTTGTGGAACTGCTGCCCAGCTCACCCCTATCGTCAGTGTTGAAAACTACTCACTACCAGAGGATCGCCCTATCACTACGATGCTGAGCACTGGTCTCCAAGCGGCAATGGAGGGTCGAGATCCGCGCTACTACAACTGGCTGACAGAAATCTGA
- a CDS encoding ATP-binding protein: MNTNTTGQEIILVVDDTPINLEILFEFLNNSGFKVLIAENGESAIQKANYASPDLILLDILMPGIDGFETCRRLKESELTKSIPVIFLTALTETVDKIRGFNLGAVDFITKPLQYEEVLARVKTHLSLQALTKQLQERNTLLEQEIQVRQQIEKERLAFWEREQVARAEAEAARNQAARILESITDAFFALDQEWRVTYLNPQAERLLQRSRADLLGKCVWNEFPETIGSTFEQEYHKAVSEQVSVAFEEFYAPLNTWFEVHAYPSTDGLSVYFQNISERKRVEKALRQQNLRSQLFAEVTLKIRQSLQIDDILRTVVTEVQRILQADRILIYQLGPDGTGGGVAEAVVPGLPQLLGQTFPEEVFPEESQQQYRQGRIREIADVEEDDQIPLCLVQFVRRFQVRAKLVVPVLAKEELWGLLIAHQCTGPRVWSQFETELLQQLADQLGIALMQAQLLEQETLQRQELTRSNIELQQFAYIASHDLQEPLRMVTSYLQLLERRYKGKLDADADDFIGYAVDGAARMRTLITDLLAYSRIGTRGQAFELINCSEIVNRAIDNLKVTIGESGAVIACEELPSVKADPTQLTQLFQNLIGNAIKFRREDPPVIHIRASLQQGAWLFSVQDNGIGIDPEYAERIFVIFQRLHNRVEYAGTGIGLAVCKKIVERHGGRIWVQSELGRGATFYFEIPNEGKV; the protein is encoded by the coding sequence ATGAATACTAATACGACTGGGCAAGAGATTATTCTCGTCGTTGACGATACACCCATCAACCTAGAAATTCTATTTGAATTTCTAAACAACTCTGGCTTCAAAGTATTGATTGCTGAAAATGGTGAGAGTGCAATTCAAAAAGCGAATTACGCATCTCCCGATTTGATTTTGCTAGATATCCTGATGCCAGGGATAGACGGATTTGAGACATGTCGTCGTCTAAAAGAGAGCGAGCTGACCAAGTCCATTCCGGTGATTTTTCTGACTGCTTTAACAGAGACAGTTGACAAAATTAGAGGATTCAATCTTGGTGCAGTAGATTTCATTACTAAACCACTTCAATACGAAGAAGTACTTGCTCGGGTTAAAACCCACCTAAGCCTGCAGGCTCTGACAAAACAACTTCAGGAGCGCAATACACTTTTAGAACAAGAGATCCAGGTGCGTCAGCAGATTGAAAAGGAGCGACTAGCTTTTTGGGAGCGAGAGCAAGTTGCACGAGCAGAGGCTGAAGCTGCTCGGAACCAGGCGGCAAGAATTTTGGAGAGCATTACAGATGCCTTCTTCGCTCTGGATCAGGAGTGGAGGGTTACCTATCTCAATCCACAGGCAGAACGATTGCTTCAGCGCTCTCGGGCAGATCTTCTAGGAAAATGTGTGTGGAATGAGTTTCCAGAGACGATTGGATCGACATTTGAGCAAGAGTATCACAAAGCAGTTAGCGAACAAGTTAGTGTTGCTTTCGAGGAGTTTTATGCGCCACTGAATACTTGGTTTGAGGTTCATGCTTATCCTTCCACAGATGGTTTATCAGTTTATTTTCAAAATATTAGCGAACGTAAACGAGTAGAAAAGGCTCTACGGCAGCAGAATCTGCGATCGCAACTGTTTGCCGAAGTTACTCTTAAGATCCGTCAATCGCTTCAAATCGACGATATTCTACGAACAGTTGTTACAGAGGTGCAAAGAATCCTGCAAGCTGATCGCATATTAATTTATCAGCTTGGGCCGGATGGCACTGGCGGCGGCGTCGCTGAGGCGGTAGTGCCAGGCTTACCTCAGTTGTTAGGACAAACCTTTCCAGAGGAAGTCTTCCCTGAAGAGTCTCAGCAACAATACCGCCAAGGGCGGATCCGAGAGATCGCAGATGTGGAGGAAGATGATCAGATTCCTCTCTGCCTAGTCCAATTTGTGCGACGGTTTCAAGTGCGAGCAAAGCTGGTTGTACCAGTTCTTGCTAAAGAGGAACTGTGGGGTCTGCTAATTGCCCACCAGTGTACAGGCCCTCGCGTTTGGTCTCAGTTTGAAACTGAGCTGCTTCAGCAATTAGCTGATCAGCTCGGCATTGCGCTTATGCAAGCCCAACTCCTGGAACAAGAGACGCTGCAGCGTCAAGAGTTGACTCGCTCCAACATCGAACTACAGCAGTTTGCCTACATCGCGTCCCATGACCTGCAAGAACCACTGCGCATGGTCACGAGCTATCTACAATTGCTTGAGCGGCGCTATAAAGGCAAATTAGATGCAGATGCAGATGATTTTATTGGCTACGCCGTCGACGGCGCTGCCCGCATGAGGACGTTGATTACCGACTTATTGGCATACTCGCGAATTGGCACCCGTGGACAAGCCTTTGAATTGATTAACTGTTCTGAAATTGTAAATCGTGCAATTGATAATCTCAAAGTCACCATTGGTGAAAGTGGAGCTGTTATTGCTTGTGAGGAGTTGCCAAGTGTGAAAGCAGATCCAACTCAACTCACACAACTGTTTCAGAATCTGATTGGCAATGCAATTAAATTCCGCCGTGAAGATCCTCCTGTGATCCACATTCGAGCATCTCTACAGCAGGGGGCATGGCTCTTTTCAGTACAGGATAATGGCATCGGCATCGACCCTGAATATGCTGAACGAATCTTCGTGATTTTTCAACGACTGCACAACCGAGTAGAGTATGCTGGCACGGGTATTGGGCTTGCTGTTTGTAAAAAGATTGTTGAGCGGCATGGTGGACGAATCTGGGTACAGTCTGAACTGGGTAGAGGAGCAACCTTTTATTTTGAAATTCCAAATGAGGGAAAAGTCTGA
- a CDS encoding TrmB family transcriptional regulator — MSEPQQLENLMNLGLNRYEASVYLALLERQDFTPSQVATRAQVPRQRIYDVLGSLCEYGLCVERHSGRQRLFQAVDPAKALPTLLQAKQRQYEAELARQKQQTEGLVASLSPLYAAGHGTEDPLAYIEVLSEPHRIVERGAALAQTAQQSICVFFSHPSLLSHEEGLQLVQDPLSRGISYRTIYEYNIWQDPSGREFVRQCQSWGQQARFVSEVPFKMQLFDKRVTLLSLQDPLLGTPSFTALGITHLGLAKMLQIAFEALWQQGTLDPQENLDQ; from the coding sequence ATGTCTGAGCCCCAGCAACTCGAAAACTTAATGAACTTAGGGCTGAACCGCTATGAGGCAAGCGTCTACTTAGCTCTATTGGAACGGCAGGACTTTACGCCGTCCCAAGTTGCAACTCGCGCCCAAGTACCTAGGCAGCGAATTTACGATGTCCTAGGCTCCCTTTGCGAGTACGGCTTATGTGTGGAAAGGCATTCTGGTCGGCAGCGGCTGTTTCAGGCAGTAGATCCAGCCAAGGCTTTACCAACCTTGCTGCAAGCGAAACAACGCCAGTACGAAGCTGAGCTGGCCCGACAAAAGCAACAAACCGAAGGGCTTGTAGCGTCTTTGTCACCGCTTTACGCAGCTGGACATGGCACAGAGGATCCCCTCGCTTACATTGAGGTACTCTCAGAGCCACACCGCATTGTTGAGCGAGGAGCTGCCTTAGCTCAAACGGCTCAGCAAAGTATCTGTGTTTTCTTCAGCCATCCCTCCCTGCTCAGCCACGAAGAAGGGCTACAACTGGTGCAAGATCCGCTCAGCCGAGGCATCAGCTACCGCACCATTTACGAATACAACATTTGGCAAGACCCGAGTGGGCGCGAGTTTGTCCGTCAGTGCCAGTCCTGGGGACAGCAAGCTCGCTTTGTCTCCGAAGTGCCTTTCAAGATGCAGTTATTTGATAAACGGGTAACCCTGTTGTCATTGCAAGACCCATTGCTAGGCACCCCCAGTTTTACAGCTCTTGGCATTACCCACCTAGGGCTAGCCAAGATGCTTCAAATTGCTTTCGAGGCTCTGTGGCAACAAGGAACACTCGACCCACAGGAGAACCTAGATCAGTAG